In a single window of the Ruminococcus albus 7 = DSM 20455 genome:
- a CDS encoding condensation domain-containing protein has translation MLYQDKIAVIGMGGVFPGADGLEEFQTQLEKGVDCIRPIPRTRLDLVGLHDPSLYVERGYIDDIASFDHEFFGYSKGEAVLLNPSHRIALQTAVHTMEYAGYTRKKLRDSNTGVILAVGNNSYLQTLGDTSGAAYNANEAGMAAARISDFYKLRGKSYTLDTTCSSSLMAIHQGVMELESGECDLILCGGVNIQIEPYTKKEFENTSFGIIADSYRSKSFDSQASGTGVGEGCAMVLLKRMEDAVRDGDHIYGVILGSAANHNGGRCNSLIAPSSSAQTECIIRAWERSGIDPAKIGMAEAHGTGTKIGDPIEMKGLQDAFAHFGVMKEHSCALTAVKSNIGHLGMAAGAASFIKALIAIYAEKKYPLVHFKQGNPQIAWEHSVVYPCRQTEKWNDAERYACVNSLGLCGTNVHMVIGNAPEKLEKPKHLTENILKLSASSPETLRDYAAAYAGFIDTHPDICPTSLAFSANTGRDDANFRTAFSFRDLEQLRKKLSEDIGGSKTSFSQFYLLVDGSVSEMTVLEHLAACVPQMAHQFDLLKKAHSSLTPDGTQLLLYTALVNSFKVMGLNCRGIVGIRGGQAIVNLINGKITPEQAADGVRDMSKSDFDREKFMAFAEKKTDALLIGFGKDSEMMRLLEGHERILQVTQDDPLLLFETLYCGGLYIDWDAFYHEKLERTSVPAYPFAKKKCWQYVKAETVQSASLAEAEVMQKSKDPVEQYVYRLFIENLKLDDVGLEDDFFELGGNSIMSLKIIQKLKERYGDTIELDDLYEYATIREIAELIKEQSDVSVQADGKAPSVNDPYQMKKAPDMEYYPVSDAQKRMWIMTMTNSSDTAYNMPACMEINGKLDVKRFVDAFERIAQIHESFRTTFHQVEGSVLQKIEDSAHFKVELLDDPELDVRTLIRPFDLEHGPLMRVVLIRRGQDRYTAFLDIHHIIGDGTSMGIMLRDFLDLYQGHEVKEPPYNYRDFTLWQNEFKQSAFKLKQDDYWREELRDIVNFESTLPLDFDRPKVRTNEGDLYEMVFDAEFTRRLKQFAGDQKCTLNILLLSALFLVLGRCNHQDTVVIGMPISGRHGDDQHRIIGMFVNMLIIKIHLDPDMSYLQMLDSLKRKAFRAYENQDSQFNDVTEMMEFEREANKNPFFDLVFALQEIDIPRLELPELTFTSQNLDMSSKFDLVCTAYGMGDEIRLSMRYWIRIFKEETVKQIMQDFREILGEILDSPDRKLSVIGMRSMEKLQKDTTFDEINFSFD, from the coding sequence ATGTTATATCAAGATAAAATCGCAGTGATCGGGATGGGCGGAGTATTTCCCGGTGCTGATGGATTAGAAGAATTTCAAACCCAACTGGAAAAAGGAGTGGATTGCATCCGTCCTATACCCCGGACAAGACTGGATCTTGTCGGACTGCACGACCCGTCGCTATATGTTGAGCGCGGATATATAGATGACATCGCATCGTTTGATCATGAGTTCTTTGGTTATTCTAAAGGTGAAGCGGTCCTGCTAAATCCGTCTCACCGTATTGCGCTGCAAACTGCAGTCCACACAATGGAATATGCCGGTTACACCAGAAAGAAACTGCGTGATTCCAATACAGGTGTGATACTGGCTGTTGGGAATAACAGCTATCTGCAAACGTTGGGCGATACTTCCGGTGCTGCTTATAATGCCAATGAAGCAGGCATGGCAGCTGCACGTATTTCCGATTTTTACAAACTGCGCGGCAAGTCATATACGCTTGATACCACCTGTTCATCTTCCCTGATGGCTATACACCAGGGTGTTATGGAACTGGAATCCGGAGAGTGTGATCTTATCCTCTGCGGTGGTGTCAATATACAGATCGAACCATATACCAAAAAAGAATTTGAGAATACATCCTTTGGCATAATTGCAGATTCTTACCGAAGCAAGTCATTTGATTCACAGGCATCGGGCACAGGTGTGGGAGAAGGCTGCGCGATGGTACTGCTCAAACGAATGGAAGATGCTGTGCGGGACGGAGATCATATCTATGGTGTGATCCTTGGATCGGCTGCCAATCATAACGGCGGCAGATGCAACAGCCTTATTGCTCCGAGTTCTTCAGCACAGACCGAGTGTATCATACGTGCATGGGAACGCAGCGGCATTGATCCTGCGAAGATAGGCATGGCAGAAGCCCATGGTACCGGAACGAAGATCGGAGATCCCATCGAAATGAAAGGTTTGCAGGATGCCTTTGCTCATTTTGGGGTGATGAAAGAGCATAGCTGCGCCCTTACCGCAGTCAAAAGTAATATCGGACATCTTGGCATGGCAGCAGGAGCTGCTTCATTTATCAAAGCACTCATTGCCATATATGCTGAGAAGAAATATCCGCTGGTGCATTTTAAGCAGGGAAATCCTCAGATCGCATGGGAGCATTCAGTTGTTTATCCGTGCAGACAAACGGAGAAATGGAACGATGCGGAACGATATGCGTGTGTCAATTCATTGGGATTATGCGGTACGAATGTCCATATGGTCATAGGTAACGCACCAGAAAAACTTGAAAAGCCAAAACATCTCACAGAGAATATACTGAAACTAAGTGCATCATCACCTGAAACTCTGCGTGATTATGCAGCGGCATATGCAGGATTCATTGACACTCATCCTGATATATGTCCGACTTCATTGGCATTCTCAGCAAATACAGGACGGGATGATGCAAACTTCCGTACGGCATTTTCTTTCAGAGATCTGGAACAGCTTCGTAAAAAACTGTCAGAAGATATCGGAGGCTCCAAAACATCATTCAGTCAGTTTTATCTGCTTGTTGATGGCAGTGTTTCAGAAATGACGGTACTTGAACATCTTGCCGCGTGTGTACCGCAGATGGCACATCAGTTTGACTTGCTTAAAAAGGCACACAGCAGTCTGACACCTGACGGGACACAGCTGCTTCTGTATACGGCACTTGTGAACAGTTTCAAGGTAATGGGACTTAACTGTCGCGGTATCGTGGGAATACGCGGAGGACAGGCGATCGTGAATCTCATCAATGGCAAGATCACACCGGAACAGGCTGCAGATGGCGTTCGGGATATGTCAAAAAGCGATTTTGACCGCGAGAAATTTATGGCATTCGCTGAAAAAAAGACTGATGCACTGCTGATCGGATTTGGAAAAGACAGTGAGATGATGCGCCTTCTGGAAGGACATGAACGAATATTGCAAGTCACACAGGATGATCCGCTTTTACTGTTTGAAACGCTGTACTGCGGAGGCTTATATATCGACTGGGATGCATTTTATCACGAAAAATTGGAAAGAACATCAGTGCCGGCATATCCGTTTGCAAAGAAAAAATGCTGGCAGTATGTGAAAGCAGAAACTGTACAGTCAGCATCACTTGCAGAGGCAGAAGTTATGCAGAAAAGTAAAGATCCTGTAGAACAGTATGTGTACAGGCTTTTTATTGAAAACCTGAAACTGGATGATGTAGGACTTGAGGATGATTTCTTTGAACTTGGCGGAAATTCTATCATGTCACTTAAAATCATCCAGAAACTCAAGGAACGCTATGGCGATACCATAGAATTGGATGATCTTTATGAATACGCCACCATACGGGAGATCGCCGAACTTATAAAGGAACAGTCTGATGTATCGGTGCAGGCAGATGGCAAAGCACCTTCCGTCAATGATCCCTATCAAATGAAAAAAGCACCTGATATGGAGTATTATCCGGTATCGGATGCCCAGAAGCGTATGTGGATCATGACTATGACCAACAGCAGTGATACCGCTTACAATATGCCTGCTTGCATGGAGATCAATGGTAAACTGGATGTCAAGAGGTTCGTGGATGCTTTTGAACGTATCGCACAGATACATGAGAGTTTCCGTACAACATTTCATCAGGTGGAGGGCAGTGTTTTACAGAAGATCGAGGATTCAGCACATTTCAAGGTGGAACTTCTCGATGATCCTGAACTGGATGTCCGTACACTAATCCGACCGTTTGATCTTGAGCATGGTCCGTTGATGCGTGTTGTGCTTATCAGGCGTGGGCAAGATAGGTATACAGCATTTCTGGACATTCATCATATCATAGGTGACGGGACTTCTATGGGGATCATGTTGAGGGATTTCCTGGATCTGTATCAAGGACATGAGGTGAAAGAACCTCCATACAATTACCGCGACTTTACCCTCTGGCAAAATGAATTCAAACAGTCCGCATTCAAGCTGAAACAGGATGATTACTGGAGAGAAGAACTGCGGGATATAGTTAATTTTGAGTCTACACTGCCATTGGATTTCGATCGTCCGAAAGTTCGTACAAATGAAGGTGATCTCTATGAGATGGTATTTGATGCAGAGTTTACGAGAAGGCTCAAGCAATTTGCAGGTGATCAGAAATGCACTCTGAATATTCTGCTGTTGTCCGCGCTGTTTCTGGTGCTGGGCAGATGCAATCATCAGGATACTGTTGTGATAGGTATGCCTATCTCAGGCAGACACGGTGATGATCAGCATCGTATAATCGGAATGTTTGTGAATATGCTCATTATCAAGATTCATCTGGATCCGGATATGTCATATCTTCAAATGCTGGATTCACTTAAAAGGAAAGCATTCCGTGCATACGAGAATCAGGATTCACAATTCAATGATGTAACAGAGATGATGGAATTTGAGCGCGAAGCCAACAAAAATCCATTCTTTGATCTGGTATTTGCATTGCAGGAGATCGATATCCCGCGTCTGGAATTGCCTGAACTGACATTCACTTCACAAAATCTGGATATGTCCTCGAAATTTGATCTGGTTTGTACCGCTTATGGAATGGGCGATGAGATCAGACTTTCGATGCGCTACTGGATCCGTATTTTCAAGGAGGAGACCGTTAAGCAGATCATGCAGGATTTCCGAGAAATCCTCGGTGAGATCCTGGATTCACCGGACAGAAAACTGTCCGTGATCGGAATGCGGAGCATGGAGAAGCTGCAGAAGGACACCACTTTTGATGAGATCAATTTTTCATTTGATTAA